Below is a window of Littorina saxatilis isolate snail1 linkage group LG2, US_GU_Lsax_2.0, whole genome shotgun sequence DNA.
gtaggaaagcaacaaaaaagaaaacagtagGAAAGAAGGTTGTGTGGTCTGTCCACGCAGCTAAAGTGAGCCATTATCCCGGTGACATATTttactttcttcttcttattgTGTATTTATTgatatgtttatttatttactaaTGGATTGCTTTCCATCACACGGTCCATTCCTTGTCGTGGTGTGATGGCTTGCGTGCCTCAGTAACCcggagagctatgccagcgggagctTCAGCTCCTGGTAGGGTCACCCTTGCTGGACAGGTCGAAGGATAGAGGTCAGACAAATTTGGACCACCTCGTTCAGAGGTTTGCGTAGGGCCAACACCCCTGCCTAGAAAACAAACAACGTTACAGAAGCATTGACGACGAATCAAAATCAACCTGACCTGGGAGAGGAAGGTCCTTCACAAAGAAGGCTTATGACGCAGTGCAGTGAAAGCCGAAAGGAAGCTGCAAGGCCGACTCCCCTTCTAACCCCCAGGAAAACCACAAGAATTGCTACATGGAACATCAGGACGATGTACGAAACAGGGCGGACCGTCCAGGTAGCACAGGAGATGAGGAACTACAACATCTCTCTCCTTGGACTGTGTGAGACAAGGTGGCTACAAGCAGGCCAGCTGAGGCTAACATCTGGAGAGATGCTGATATACTCTGGACACACAGAGGAGGGCGCCCCACACACTGAGGGCGTGGCCCTTAAGCTAGCACCGGAGGCACAGCGTGCGCTCATCGGCTGGGAACCTGTCAGTCCACGCATTATTACAGCTAAGTTCGCCACCAAGAAGAGCAAAATCAAACTGAACGTCATCCAATGTTATGCTCCCACCAACAAcgcggaggatgagaagaaggATGATTTTTACCATCAACTGCAGGCTGTATTAGACAGAAGAGGAGCAAAAGACATCACCATCCTCATGGGCGACCTGAACGCCAAGATAGGGTCAGACAACACAGGTTATGAGGAGGTCATGGGGACGCATGGACTAGGACAGATGAATGAAAACGGTGAACGCTTTGCAGAGCTGTGCTCCATGAATCAGCTGGTGATAGGAGGAAGCATCTTCCCTCACAAGACGATCCACAAAGCCACATGGAGGTCTCCAGATCACATCACGGAGAACCAGATCGACCACATCTGCATCCGTCGGAAATTTAGACGATCATTTCGAGATGTACGTGTGATGCGAGGTGCTGACGTGTCATCAGATCACCACCTTCTAGTGATGACAGCAAAACTTCGACTGAAGAAGCACACCACTTCAATCATAGTGCGCACAAGATACAACGTGGGACTGCTCAGAGACAGAGGTATTCCAGCTCAGCCTTTCCAACAGGTTCCAGCCGCTGCAAGAGCTGTATGAAGATGCCGAGACAGACATCGAGAGCCAGTGGCAACACACTAAGAAACTCTGGCAAGACACCTGTAAAGAAGTCCTGGGCAAGAAGAAAACTCAGCACAAAGAGGGGATCTCCGCTGGCACCCTACAAAAACTCGAAACAAGGAAGGAAAAGAAAGCTGCGCTGAATGTGAGCCGAACAAGAACAGCCAAGGCAAAAGCGCAAGAGGAGTACACTGCTGGTGACAAAGAAGTGAAGAAAAGCATCAGAACAGACAAGAGGAACTACATAAACAGCCTGGCTAGTCAAGCAGAGGGGGCTGCAGGACAAGAAAACCTTAGAGAACTATAATTATGTGGTAACCAAGAAACTTGCAGGCAAGTTCCAGCAGACCAGCAAGCCAGTCAAAGACAGACATGGAAACCCActcacaacaacagaagaaCAGCTGAAGAGATGGGAAGAACATTTCACGGAACTGCTGAACCGACCGGCCCCAGAAGTATCACCACATATTCCACAAGCAGAGTCAGAGCTGCCGATAAACTGTGACAAACCATGAAAAGCAGAGATCAGGAAAGCCATTATGTCCCCGAACAATGGCAAGGCAGCAGGGCCGGACGATATACCAGCAGAAGCAATCAAAGCTGATATGGTGACAGCCGTCAACATGCTGCACAGCCTCTTTAGCAATATCTGGGAGGAAGAACAAATACCAGCCGAGTGGAAGGAAGGAATTAAAGGGGGACCTCAGCAACTGCAAACAACAACCGTGGGATTATGCTCCTATCAGTGCCCGGCAAAGTCCTCAACAGAGTTATTTTGGAGAGAATGAAAGAGTCAGTTGATGCCAAGCTCCGAGACCAGCAGGCAGGTTTCCGCAGGAATAGATCCTGTGCGGATCAGATTGCCAGTCTGCGCATCATTGTAGAGCAGTCACTGGAGTGGAACTCTCCCCTCTACATTAACTTCATAGACTATGAGAAGGCTTTTGACAGCGTGGACAGAGAGACGCTGTGGAAGCTGCTAAGGCACTACGGAGTGCCCGAGAAACTCATCTCACTAGTTCAGCATACCTACCAAGACATGAACTGTAGGGTAGCGCACGCGGGCCAGTTGTCGGACAGTTTCGATGTTAGAACTGGAGTCCGCCAGGGTTGTCTACTGTCGCCTTTCCTCTTCCTCCTGGTCATTGACTGGATCATGAAGACCACCACAGCAGGCAGGAACAACGGTATACAGTGGACACTCTGGACACAGCTGGACGACCTCGACTTCGCTGACGACCTGGCGCTCCTCTCGCACAACTTCAACCAGATGCAAGACAAGACCACTCGCCTGGCAGCAACATCAGCCAAGACAGGGCTCAGGATCAACAAGAGGAAAACAGAACTCCTGAAGATCAACACCACTGCCAACACGCCAGTTACAGTAGGTGGAGAGCCAATCCGAGAGGTCGAATCTTTTGTATACCTGGGAAGTGTGATCAATAGGCATGGGGGCACTGACAGAGACGTCGCCGCCAGGACTGGGAAGGCACGAGCAGCCTACATCATGTTGAAGAACATTTGGGCCTCTAGAGAGATCAGCATAACCACCAAGCTGCGCATCTTCAACTCCAATGTCAAATCGGTTCTACTCTACGGCTCTGAGACATGGAGAATGACCAAGGTGACACAGCAGAGGATTCAGACTTTCATTAACACCTGTCTGAGGCGCATCTTCAAGATCAGATGGACAGACACGATCTGCAACGAAGAGCTGTGGCAAAGGGCAGGCCAAGAGCCCGTTAACAGCCAGATTCTGAGGAGAAAATGGGGCTGGATTGGACACACCCTTAGGAAACCAACATCCAGCATCACCCGCCAGGCTCTCACTTGGAATCCACaggggaaaagaaagagagggaggccaagaaacagctggaggcgggacacagaggcagaactgaagaggcaaggcaacagctgggcAGAAGCGGAGAGAACAGCCCAGAACAGGGTGTGATGGAGAAATGTCgtcaatggcctatgctccgctgactactactactactactactactactactactactactactactactactactactactactactactactactactactactatttggaagaaaaaaaccagtcacTGCTTACTCAGTTAGACTCCTTCAGAATGACGTATTCCTGGGAACTATCATGGGAAAAATGgtgctctctctgtgtctctctctgtctctgtgtgtctttgtctctgtgtgtctctgtctctctgtctctttttctctctctctctctctctctctctctctctctctctctctctctctctctctctctctctctctctctctctctctctctctctctattgttttgtttttcctatCTCCTCTCTCCTTCTTTTTTTCCGCTCGGAGTTGCTTTCGTGCAACTTTTGGTTATCTATTCATTTGCTCATTCCTGTTGCTTTTTTTGCACATAATTGTTCCTTCTCTTTTTTCCTTTCTACGAGCACTGTCT
It encodes the following:
- the LOC138960428 gene encoding craniofacial development protein 2-like gives rise to the protein MTQCSESRKEAARPTPLLTPRKTTRIATWNIRTMYETGRTVQVAQEMRNYNISLLGLCETRWLQAGQLRLTSGEMLIYSGHTEEGAPHTEGVALKLAPEAQRALIGWEPVSPRIITAKFATKKSKIKLNVIQCYAPTNNAEDEKKDDFYHQLQAVLDRRGAKDITILMGDLNAKIGSDNTGYEEVMGTHGLGQMNENGERFAELCSMNQLVIGGSIFPHKTIHKATWRSPDHITENQIDHICIRRKFRRSFRDVRVMRGADVSSDHHLLVMTAKLRLKKHTTSIIVRTRYNVGLLRDRGKFQQTSKPVKDRHGNPLTTTEEQLKRWEEHFTELLNRPAPEVSPHIPQAESELPINCDKP